A DNA window from Fibrobacter sp. UWB4 contains the following coding sequences:
- a CDS encoding MATE family efflux transporter, with amino-acid sequence MEDVINNKKLNAMGTASIPKIVLQFSVPAIISMLVEALYNIVDRYFVGQGVGSLGIGGITICFPIALFIMAMSMMIGVGGNTLFAIRLGERKYQQAAIILNNSFVLLIMMAVSSFTLGQIFMVPLLKLFGASDQLLPVASSYMRIILCGAIFQTIVPGMNHFIRSMGHPKTAMTRVMIGAGSNVILDWLFIMKFNWGIEGAAWATVLSQFIGGLAVMQFFVKKTTPIKVNRRYMKLRLPYVRKIFILGLPPSIMQISNSLVNAILARSLTSYGTRDLPIVNGMTGGDQAIAAFGILMSIVSMIVLPLMGFVTGSQPIIGYNYGAKYNNRVRDTLKFTMLYATAFIVIAWILVMTNTLAFVAPFVPNDQNMQQLTCKALRTFICMMPFVPLGMVSGNFFQGTGKAWRSMFLNACRQLILLIPFLFIMPRFFGLRGVFMAQPIADFVTAFIAIIMLRAELKNIPRI; translated from the coding sequence ATGGAAGATGTCATAAACAACAAAAAGCTTAACGCGATGGGGACGGCTAGCATCCCGAAGATTGTCTTGCAGTTTTCGGTCCCGGCTATCATCAGTATGCTCGTCGAAGCGCTCTACAACATTGTGGACCGCTATTTCGTAGGCCAGGGCGTCGGTAGCCTCGGCATCGGCGGCATCACCATCTGCTTTCCGATTGCCCTTTTCATTATGGCCATGTCCATGATGATTGGCGTGGGCGGCAACACGCTTTTTGCCATCCGCCTCGGCGAACGCAAGTACCAGCAGGCGGCCATCATCCTCAACAACTCCTTTGTATTGCTCATCATGATGGCGGTGAGCTCCTTTACGCTCGGCCAAATTTTCATGGTGCCGCTCCTCAAGCTCTTTGGCGCAAGCGATCAGCTTTTGCCCGTGGCTTCGAGCTACATGCGCATTATCTTGTGCGGTGCGATTTTCCAGACGATTGTCCCTGGCATGAACCATTTTATTCGCAGTATGGGCCACCCGAAAACGGCCATGACCCGCGTGATGATTGGCGCTGGCAGTAACGTGATTCTAGACTGGCTTTTCATCATGAAGTTCAACTGGGGCATTGAGGGCGCTGCTTGGGCGACTGTCTTGAGCCAGTTCATCGGCGGCCTTGCCGTGATGCAGTTCTTCGTGAAAAAGACGACGCCTATCAAGGTCAACCGCCGTTACATGAAGCTTCGCCTCCCGTACGTGCGCAAAATCTTCATTCTTGGCCTTCCGCCGAGCATCATGCAGATTAGCAACAGCCTTGTGAACGCCATTTTGGCCCGCAGCCTCACATCGTATGGTACTCGTGACTTGCCGATAGTGAACGGTATGACGGGTGGAGACCAGGCAATTGCCGCATTTGGAATCCTGATGAGCATCGTTTCCATGATTGTTTTGCCACTCATGGGCTTTGTGACGGGCTCTCAACCGATTATCGGGTACAATTACGGCGCAAAGTACAATAACCGTGTCCGCGACACGCTCAAGTTCACCATGCTCTATGCTACCGCTTTCATCGTGATTGCGTGGATTCTCGTGATGACGAATACGCTTGCGTTTGTGGCGCCTTTTGTGCCGAACGACCAGAACATGCAACAGCTCACGTGCAAGGCGCTCCGCACCTTCATTTGCATGATGCCGTTTGTACCGCTGGGTATGGTGTCGGGTAACTTTTTCCAGGGAACGGGCAAGGCTTGGCGTTCGATGTTCCTGAACGCTTGCCGTCAGCTCATTTTGCTGATTCCGTTCCTGTTTATTATGCCGCGTTTCTTCGGGCTTCGTGGCGTGTTCATGGCGCAGCCTATCGCTGACTTTGTGACGGCCTTCATCGCCATCATCATGCTCCGCGCCGAACTCAAGAACATCCCGCGCATCTAG
- a CDS encoding GGDEF domain-containing protein, whose product MEILKPMTVHPHLIVLYPQSEFAELPLELGTVVLGRGQDADIRFEDELVSRRHCALTFDGQSVTVEDLGSTNGTFVDGNYIHKQILDSDNRLQIGKMVLKIAYKDPNEEAFSRELYEAATMDSLTGILNHQAFMDRSAGELVCARRVGAFIHVALIRVDDFKRFTDSCGEMCGNLILKEVARLLNDEKRDSDLLARYDGEKFLLLMIGISPDDAKKRIEKLRLAIERHIFSWMDSRIPVTISVGLVSRQSAEVTQMNEIIAESDGLLNTAG is encoded by the coding sequence ATGGAAATTTTAAAACCGATGACCGTTCATCCGCACTTGATCGTGCTGTACCCTCAAAGCGAGTTCGCAGAGCTTCCGCTCGAATTAGGGACCGTGGTGCTCGGTCGTGGGCAAGACGCCGACATCCGCTTTGAGGACGAACTGGTAAGCCGCAGGCATTGCGCGCTCACGTTCGACGGCCAGAGCGTGACCGTCGAAGACCTCGGCAGCACGAACGGAACATTCGTCGACGGCAACTACATCCACAAGCAGATTCTCGATTCGGACAACAGGCTCCAGATTGGCAAGATGGTGCTGAAGATTGCCTACAAGGATCCGAACGAGGAGGCTTTTAGCCGCGAACTTTACGAAGCGGCAACGATGGACTCGCTGACGGGAATTCTGAACCACCAGGCGTTCATGGACCGCTCGGCAGGTGAACTCGTTTGCGCCCGCCGTGTGGGCGCATTTATCCATGTGGCATTGATCCGCGTGGACGACTTCAAACGTTTCACGGATTCTTGCGGTGAAATGTGCGGTAACCTGATTTTAAAGGAAGTCGCGAGGCTCTTGAACGATGAGAAGCGCGATTCCGACCTGCTCGCACGATACGACGGCGAAAAGTTTTTGCTCCTCATGATCGGGATTTCTCCCGATGACGCAAAGAAACGCATCGAGAAGTTGCGCCTTGCCATTGAGCGCCATATATTCTCGTGGATGGATTCGAGAATCCCGGTGACGATTTCAGTAGGGCTTGTGTCGCGCCAGAGCGCCGAAGTCACGCAGATGAACGAGATCATCGCCGAAAGCGATGGATTGCTCAACACTGCGGGATAA
- a CDS encoding fibro-slime domain-containing protein — MDRNTMKNRIKSLRLWVLSCAMLIAGVQSASASLAGCEGTVYLKLPEGWTTAYSVAGGQFIGFKKSTQYPSWYEISSALIGGANPQNEFNISKALNDYGQTGGITRTVIGSNVQFGTGTGFTCKDFGKNTNELWIQPDFDDPTKPYVKGEPPDVKYFYVFLPNNETWKSAVPLLVEDGKDHEMNIDPDNCGWYFRRYVDEALPSSIFIRRDDDEDKADMMGMDGDAQTGAAGALTPIALGSIYKAFEKDAKFQGGVFFVADGAKAQDNPSDVPGWYVERPPVTGTCSYPLAAFIYDTDASLHGAFTCSHYEQQCDGNPDVCKNNSCFYSTAKYNVVPNASEVVPCIGVKKGMVEDTLYRDGNGKKYMKLTAKGKTCFGSDAENAFKAMFNYTPGVNEKYCFNMTFEQTPDGKYEFESDTYRSPGATAVGGFYPAEEPPLEMGMKDPTKPVMLSERLPAAENKRRAEGPVFFCPDYNNSKTTTPEGLRTIHPTEGVALSDLICSGPGWEGGIDCEGLFAAGGEFKETEQAGVLIRKNLKVSFEGDGWGWGCQQMAPIGWTFYTENSEDSVGVMAVKNQPPAKGQYRWTSGSDDSKVLTTEGRNQHFCFESHATFRFKKGLKFSFRGDDDIWVFINNKLAVDLGGTHLAAPGYVDLDKFMGSYAVVGTSYPIDIFFCDRRTTMSNVHIKTNMFIEQKSGITPNERHDRKDWNTTGTNHVYLCYNESSNGSCAAEADPDAKDIEKCGDEIKDLKTSFVLTTDKSNTDPTAVKITAEEFAQKPVQFDGYINVTNPGEPTFNADSLRNYLKPGIYYLIVTIEKQSYPLTITIKGSVNVANRDAVFVDGNNNKSLVYKHISSKMASTLKDDGTPDPDQMIPLYIASITDPCNNVPTCTDPLEMSESGDQYSLKSTNQNVLFYEMKNGVLNSIDPAAKRTPSASGIDTVYVTIPFDGMTKAVEKAEISVVGGNRKAELSFFVPRLKFVASATSMDEVKGDKDTDKRLKGTAYEFYVVAVDDRDSLCTTCSHIKLKQGQGSDPGVDMISDAELINGRVTITIRSSKVYERKADGSGTATFEIRGPSKNLMVATYNNMQFQEPPVPTPQFADIFDVYGAPVGEMNMPLEYFDKNKDYLDGIGDSIVVYYHREFNKDSLPEKIEISWSTDTTVVFDAAAIAAGSACGVAKGASADTLCLPRITLGGKDIKLSKKVKTSGMGKLKSWATYCPRRKDDGTCGTTPVTQDYDGIIYDRIAPVIISARAMTDTDEDKAQLKITFSEEVQKTAQGVGEGDKVFSFYINNTKTPTFHESLPLLTGIAFPQILGENLILTYDKKNVFPQSGDYIHFRSIGGVGLVQDRSMYDSIPGADSIRAETNHLWNTAPGFDATDRVPSPWALVSGDVNAYIVRLVPDAKDGVPSDLTDPTALPITEVFTFDAFKDENDFKNAIIDKNTDFDPEFRKYGFFPHGWFAKVDLGAMVESKEDSVIYQLDKVYFDYEIQVFTNLGSHVLTNHKRIYCEDNKNFKENGKYYYGGANANCVENRKNFFIVWNMKGAKNRLVGTGAYVSKIKAYANLGSRGKTFKSNKTEMWGVRHNSHIKGTIPEPKK; from the coding sequence ATGGATAGAAATACAATGAAGAACAGAATCAAATCCTTAAGATTGTGGGTGTTGAGCTGTGCAATGCTCATTGCCGGTGTCCAAAGTGCATCGGCATCCTTGGCTGGGTGCGAGGGAACCGTTTATCTCAAGCTCCCTGAAGGTTGGACGACCGCTTATTCCGTTGCTGGAGGTCAGTTCATTGGGTTCAAAAAGAGTACGCAATACCCAAGTTGGTATGAAATTTCTTCTGCTTTAATTGGTGGCGCGAATCCGCAAAATGAATTCAATATCTCGAAGGCTTTGAATGACTATGGTCAGACCGGTGGCATAACGAGGACTGTAATCGGTTCCAATGTTCAGTTTGGAACTGGAACGGGTTTTACCTGTAAGGATTTCGGGAAGAATACAAATGAACTTTGGATTCAGCCTGATTTTGACGATCCTACCAAGCCTTATGTCAAAGGAGAACCTCCTGACGTAAAGTATTTCTATGTGTTCTTGCCGAATAACGAAACTTGGAAGAGCGCCGTGCCGTTGCTTGTTGAAGATGGCAAGGATCACGAAATGAATATCGACCCGGACAACTGCGGTTGGTATTTCAGGCGCTATGTGGATGAAGCTCTCCCGTCCAGCATTTTTATTCGTCGTGATGATGATGAAGATAAAGCCGATATGATGGGCATGGATGGTGATGCTCAAACTGGTGCGGCCGGGGCCCTGACTCCTATTGCGTTGGGTTCTATTTACAAGGCTTTCGAAAAGGATGCTAAGTTCCAAGGTGGTGTTTTCTTTGTTGCTGATGGTGCAAAAGCCCAAGACAATCCTAGTGATGTGCCCGGCTGGTATGTCGAACGCCCCCCTGTTACGGGAACTTGTAGCTATCCTTTGGCAGCTTTCATTTACGATACTGATGCTTCGCTCCACGGTGCATTTACCTGTAGCCATTATGAACAGCAGTGTGATGGCAATCCTGATGTTTGTAAGAACAACTCCTGCTTCTATAGCACTGCTAAGTATAATGTTGTTCCGAATGCTTCGGAAGTCGTGCCTTGTATTGGCGTGAAAAAGGGCATGGTCGAAGATACGCTTTACCGTGATGGAAATGGCAAAAAATACATGAAGCTTACCGCTAAAGGTAAGACATGCTTCGGTTCTGATGCCGAAAACGCTTTCAAGGCCATGTTCAACTATACGCCGGGCGTGAACGAAAAGTACTGCTTTAACATGACCTTTGAACAGACTCCTGATGGCAAGTACGAATTTGAATCAGATACTTATAGGAGCCCAGGTGCGACTGCTGTCGGTGGCTTCTACCCTGCGGAAGAACCTCCTCTCGAAATGGGCATGAAAGACCCTACCAAGCCGGTGATGCTCTCGGAACGCCTGCCTGCAGCCGAAAACAAACGTCGAGCTGAAGGCCCCGTATTCTTCTGCCCTGATTATAACAATTCAAAAACGACGACTCCAGAAGGTCTCCGTACGATTCACCCGACTGAGGGTGTTGCTTTGAGCGACTTGATTTGCAGTGGCCCGGGTTGGGAAGGCGGTATTGACTGCGAAGGCCTCTTTGCTGCTGGTGGAGAATTTAAGGAAACGGAACAAGCTGGTGTTCTAATTCGTAAGAATCTTAAAGTGAGCTTTGAAGGTGACGGCTGGGGTTGGGGATGCCAGCAGATGGCTCCGATCGGTTGGACGTTCTATACTGAAAACTCTGAAGATTCTGTTGGTGTAATGGCTGTAAAGAATCAGCCGCCTGCTAAGGGGCAATACCGTTGGACTTCTGGTTCGGATGATTCCAAGGTCCTTACAACGGAAGGCCGTAACCAGCACTTCTGCTTTGAATCTCATGCGACATTCCGTTTCAAAAAGGGACTGAAGTTCAGCTTCCGTGGAGACGACGATATTTGGGTGTTCATCAACAACAAGCTTGCTGTGGACCTTGGTGGTACCCATCTTGCTGCTCCGGGCTATGTTGATTTGGACAAGTTTATGGGTAGCTATGCTGTAGTTGGTACTTCTTACCCGATCGATATCTTCTTCTGCGACCGCCGCACTACGATGAGTAACGTCCATATCAAGACGAACATGTTCATTGAACAGAAGTCTGGTATTACTCCTAATGAAAGACATGACCGCAAGGACTGGAATACCACTGGTACGAACCACGTGTATCTTTGCTATAATGAATCCAGCAATGGATCCTGCGCTGCTGAAGCCGATCCGGATGCTAAGGATATCGAAAAATGTGGTGATGAAATCAAGGATTTGAAAACGAGCTTTGTGCTTACGACGGATAAGTCCAATACCGATCCGACGGCTGTGAAAATCACTGCTGAAGAATTTGCTCAGAAACCGGTGCAGTTTGATGGATACATCAATGTTACCAATCCTGGCGAACCGACGTTTAACGCAGACTCGTTGCGCAACTACTTGAAGCCGGGTATTTACTACCTTATTGTTACTATTGAAAAGCAGAGCTATCCTCTCACGATTACAATCAAGGGTTCTGTCAACGTGGCTAACCGCGATGCCGTCTTTGTTGATGGCAATAACAACAAGAGCCTGGTTTACAAGCATATTTCGAGCAAGATGGCTTCTACTTTGAAGGACGATGGTACTCCAGACCCGGACCAGATGATTCCGCTCTATATTGCATCTATTACGGATCCTTGTAACAATGTTCCTACCTGCACGGATCCTCTTGAAATGTCTGAATCAGGTGATCAGTATTCTTTGAAATCCACAAATCAGAATGTTCTTTTCTATGAAATGAAGAATGGTGTCTTGAACAGCATTGATCCGGCCGCAAAGCGAACCCCGAGTGCTTCAGGTATCGATACGGTTTACGTTACGATTCCGTTTGACGGTATGACGAAAGCTGTCGAAAAGGCTGAAATCTCTGTTGTGGGCGGTAACCGCAAGGCTGAACTCTCGTTCTTCGTTCCGAGACTTAAGTTTGTCGCTTCTGCAACGTCGATGGATGAAGTCAAGGGCGATAAGGATACTGACAAGCGCTTGAAGGGCACTGCTTATGAATTCTATGTTGTCGCTGTTGATGATCGCGATAGCCTTTGCACCACCTGCTCGCACATTAAGCTCAAGCAGGGCCAAGGCTCTGATCCTGGCGTTGACATGATTTCCGATGCCGAATTGATTAACGGCCGTGTGACGATTACCATTAGATCTTCTAAGGTCTACGAAAGAAAGGCTGATGGTTCTGGTACTGCTACATTTGAAATTCGTGGCCCGAGCAAGAACCTCATGGTCGCTACTTACAACAACATGCAGTTCCAGGAACCGCCGGTTCCGACTCCGCAGTTTGCTGACATCTTCGACGTCTATGGTGCTCCGGTTGGCGAAATGAATATGCCTCTCGAGTACTTCGACAAGAATAAGGACTATCTCGACGGTATCGGTGACTCCATTGTCGTCTACTACCATCGTGAATTCAATAAGGACTCTCTCCCGGAAAAGATCGAAATTTCCTGGAGCACGGATACGACGGTTGTCTTTGACGCTGCTGCAATTGCTGCCGGTTCTGCTTGCGGTGTTGCTAAGGGCGCCTCTGCTGATACCCTCTGCTTGCCCAGAATTACACTCGGCGGTAAGGATATCAAGCTCTCCAAGAAGGTAAAGACTTCTGGTATGGGCAAGCTCAAGTCCTGGGCTACATACTGCCCGAGACGTAAGGATGATGGTACTTGCGGTACGACTCCTGTAACTCAGGATTACGATGGCATCATCTACGACCGTATTGCTCCGGTTATTATCTCTGCTAGAGCAATGACGGATACTGATGAGGATAAGGCTCAGTTGAAGATCACGTTCTCTGAAGAAGTTCAGAAGACGGCTCAGGGTGTTGGCGAAGGTGATAAGGTGTTCTCCTTCTATATCAACAACACCAAGACCCCGACATTCCATGAAAGCCTTCCGCTTCTCACGGGTATTGCTTTCCCGCAGATCCTTGGTGAAAACTTGATCTTGACTTATGACAAGAAGAACGTATTCCCGCAGTCTGGTGACTACATCCACTTTAGAAGCATTGGTGGTGTTGGCCTTGTGCAGGATAGGTCTATGTACGATTCTATTCCGGGTGCTGATTCTATTCGTGCTGAAACAAATCACCTGTGGAATACCGCTCCTGGTTTCGATGCTACTGATCGCGTACCGTCTCCGTGGGCACTCGTCTCTGGTGACGTGAATGCATACATTGTAAGACTTGTCCCGGATGCAAAGGATGGTGTTCCGTCTGATCTCACAGATCCGACTGCACTCCCGATCACGGAAGTATTCACCTTTGATGCATTCAAGGATGAAAATGACTTCAAGAATGCCATCATCGATAAGAATACCGATTTTGATCCGGAATTCCGTAAGTATGGGTTCTTCCCGCATGGTTGGTTCGCTAAGGTTGATTTGGGCGCAATGGTTGAATCTAAGGAAGATTCTGTCATCTACCAGCTCGACAAGGTTTATTTCGACTATGAAATTCAGGTCTTTACGAACCTGGGTTCCCATGTCTTGACGAATCACAAGCGCATCTACTGCGAAGATAACAAGAACTTCAAGGAAAACGGAAAGTACTACTATGGTGGTGCGAATGCAAACTGCGTTGAAAACCGTAAGAACTTCTTTATCGTGTGGAACATGAAGGGTGCCAAGAACCGCCTTGTGGGTACTGGTGCTTATGTTTCCAAGATCAAGGCTTACGCAAATCTCGGTTCTCGCGGCAAGACATTCAAGTCCAATAAGACTGAAATGTGGGGCGTTCGCCACAACTCCCATATCAAGGGTACTATTCCTGAACCGAAAAAGTAG
- a CDS encoding SPOR domain-containing protein, producing MRKIIIAASLCAMAWAGSPTDMDSLFRGNEYKPKLSASLRDTTSNAAVPAKVSGKNEKSDGFYMLQFEAVGDFDAAQRRKAQLSASTGYTIQVVFDPPFYKLRGGGWTKRKVAEDKARELSAYNINAFVVKLR from the coding sequence ATGCGAAAGATTATAATTGCAGCTTCCTTGTGCGCTATGGCCTGGGCCGGATCGCCGACTGATATGGATTCTCTTTTCCGTGGTAACGAGTACAAGCCAAAGCTTAGTGCTTCGCTTCGCGATACGACAAGCAACGCCGCTGTTCCTGCGAAGGTCTCGGGCAAGAATGAAAAATCCGATGGATTTTATATGCTCCAGTTCGAAGCTGTTGGCGATTTTGATGCAGCCCAGAGGCGCAAGGCGCAGCTTTCTGCTAGCACGGGCTATACCATTCAGGTTGTCTTTGACCCCCCGTTCTATAAGTTACGTGGTGGTGGCTGGACAAAGCGTAAGGTTGCAGAAGATAAAGCTCGCGAGCTTTCTGCATACAACATTAACGCATTTGTTGTAAAGCTTCGATAA
- a CDS encoding glutamate--tRNA ligase family protein, with protein MSGKIRFAPSPTGYLHEGHLLSALYVWAAAKKWNLKVHLRIEDHDQSRARPAYIAGIREDLAWLGFKYDSESIQSARGPIYEAALQKLVAKSLVYPCYCSRKQLLAENPQSETGEIIYQGKCKHLVILSEAIRHPERSEDNSKGECCAHARMGITEPKSWGLAPSSEVLSSNSAPHNLRFIVPNKFIDWHDLRLGDFHENPKLQCGDFPIRDRDNQWTYQFAVCVDDIDEGITHIVRGEDIRNSTARQIALMEALGRKERPVYLHHPLIVDANNKKLSKRELAHSLRQDKEAGISPETLFGRVCYKAHLTENDAPRSIIDAISIIMEHL; from the coding sequence ATGTCTGGAAAAATTCGATTCGCACCTAGCCCCACGGGTTACCTTCACGAAGGCCATCTGCTTTCGGCACTTTATGTGTGGGCCGCCGCAAAAAAATGGAATTTAAAAGTCCATCTGCGAATCGAAGACCATGACCAGAGCCGTGCGCGCCCCGCTTACATCGCAGGCATCCGAGAAGATTTAGCTTGGCTTGGGTTCAAGTACGATTCCGAGAGCATACAAAGTGCCCGCGGACCGATCTACGAAGCCGCCCTCCAAAAACTTGTTGCAAAATCGCTCGTTTATCCGTGCTATTGCAGCCGCAAGCAGCTCCTCGCCGAAAACCCGCAAAGCGAAACCGGAGAAATCATTTATCAGGGAAAATGCAAACATCTCGTCATCCTGAGCGAAGCAATTCGTCATCCTGAACGAAGTGAAGACAACTCAAAAGGCGAGTGTTGCGCCCATGCTCGCATGGGCATAACCGAGCCAAAGAGTTGGGGCTTAGCCCCATCCAGTGAAGTTTTGAGTAGCAACTCAGCACCGCACAACTTGCGGTTTATCGTTCCAAACAAGTTCATCGACTGGCACGACCTACGTCTCGGAGACTTTCACGAGAACCCGAAACTCCAGTGCGGGGATTTTCCCATCCGCGACCGCGACAACCAATGGACCTACCAGTTCGCCGTCTGCGTTGACGACATTGACGAGGGCATCACGCATATCGTCCGTGGCGAGGACATCCGCAACTCCACGGCCCGCCAGATTGCACTCATGGAAGCACTAGGCCGCAAAGAACGCCCCGTCTACCTGCACCACCCGCTCATCGTGGATGCAAACAACAAGAAGCTTTCCAAGCGCGAACTCGCCCACAGCTTGCGCCAGGACAAAGAAGCCGGCATTTCCCCCGAAACGCTCTTCGGACGCGTCTGCTACAAGGCGCACCTGACCGAAAATGACGCACCAAGATCCATCATTGACGCAATATCCATAATTATGGAACATCTATAG
- a CDS encoding PolC-type DNA polymerase III, with product MLKFAVVDLETTGGHGEDNRIMEIGIALMDGSEIVETYHALVDPGKPITPFVRELTGITDEMVNGQPQFGIVAEHVAALLQDRIFVAHNVQFDCKYMTAELKRCCIKFNPARLCTVKLARRVFPGQPSYSLHKLTESLGLPDFNHHRALDDTLAAAAILKSALEKVGETGVMKNVVNLSVAKKQAFCK from the coding sequence TTGCTAAAATTTGCGGTAGTCGATCTCGAAACGACCGGCGGACATGGTGAAGATAATCGTATAATGGAAATCGGAATCGCCCTGATGGACGGTTCCGAAATTGTTGAAACGTACCACGCACTTGTGGACCCAGGTAAGCCTATTACGCCATTTGTGCGCGAACTGACGGGCATCACTGACGAAATGGTGAATGGACAACCGCAATTTGGCATAGTTGCAGAGCATGTGGCTGCGCTTTTGCAAGACCGCATTTTTGTAGCGCATAATGTCCAGTTCGACTGCAAGTACATGACTGCGGAACTGAAGCGCTGCTGCATCAAGTTCAACCCTGCGAGACTTTGTACGGTAAAGCTCGCGCGGCGCGTGTTCCCGGGGCAGCCGAGCTACAGTTTGCACAAGCTTACGGAATCTCTTGGACTCCCGGATTTTAACCATCACCGCGCTTTGGACGATACGCTTGCGGCGGCCGCCATTTTGAAGTCGGCTCTGGAAAAAGTCGGCGAGACCGGCGTGATGAAAAACGTCGTGAATTTATCTGTTGCCAAGAAACAGGCGTTTTGCAAGTAG
- a CDS encoding glycoside hydrolase family 3 protein: protein MASGNVPKAKAPLAIDDSIIMPATSASAKSTAPVAQDKTPFYASSSSEETMCVFSSSSVAPICTYSSSENVTESSSANLVKDSTTLATSSSTKAPQSSSSVAKSDKNPYNLPDELMPLWNSMSMRQKAGQMIMVFLTSPQFVIENELGGVLITGKHLRSFDNYKERMDEIDRNLKIPLFTALDQEGGLVNRLVSYSKQWEGLPSAREMRRMDTTQIHSLAKKVGSVLKDIRINMNLAPVLDPSKDHRGTNSFMEESRRSWGNDTSNAYKVRAFVNGMRDNGIICVSKHFPGYDSWTNSDLQIAISASPKEKIDQNISFFKTLANDIPVTMMSSVHFLRISSRPAVFDANIVKMARRGFPDMVMLTDDLWGTSLRTWASGKTQIQPRKTYPDKDFKRLVTAIIDAGNDMLMISYTSKAKDMLDIMMDLCEKNSKYKRRIEESAARILKLKYKMGLLKF from the coding sequence ATGGCTTCGGGAAACGTTCCTAAAGCCAAAGCGCCGTTGGCCATTGACGATAGCATCATCATGCCCGCGACAAGCGCTTCTGCAAAGAGTACAGCCCCAGTTGCGCAAGACAAAACTCCTTTTTACGCAAGTTCATCGTCCGAAGAGACCATGTGCGTGTTTTCGTCTTCGTCTGTAGCACCCATTTGCACTTACTCATCATCGGAAAATGTCACGGAATCAAGTTCCGCGAACCTCGTAAAAGATTCGACGACTCTCGCGACCTCCAGCTCCACCAAAGCACCGCAGTCTTCGTCGAGTGTCGCAAAGTCCGACAAAAATCCGTACAACTTGCCCGATGAACTCATGCCGTTGTGGAATTCCATGTCCATGCGCCAAAAAGCTGGCCAAATGATCATGGTGTTCCTCACCTCGCCGCAATTCGTGATCGAAAACGAGCTCGGCGGCGTGCTCATCACAGGCAAGCACCTCCGCAGTTTCGACAATTACAAAGAACGAATGGACGAAATCGACAGGAACTTGAAGATTCCTCTTTTCACGGCACTCGACCAAGAAGGCGGCCTCGTTAACCGTTTAGTATCGTATTCAAAGCAATGGGAAGGCCTCCCGAGCGCCCGCGAAATGCGTCGCATGGATACCACGCAAATTCACTCGCTCGCAAAAAAAGTCGGGAGCGTACTCAAAGACATCAGAATCAACATGAATTTGGCACCAGTTCTGGACCCGTCCAAGGACCACCGCGGCACCAATTCGTTCATGGAAGAAAGCCGACGCTCGTGGGGTAACGACACATCAAACGCTTACAAAGTAAGAGCATTCGTCAACGGCATGCGCGACAACGGCATCATCTGCGTTTCAAAGCACTTCCCCGGTTACGATTCCTGGACAAACAGCGACTTGCAAATTGCCATCAGCGCTTCACCCAAAGAAAAAATTGACCAGAACATCTCCTTTTTCAAGACTCTTGCAAACGACATTCCTGTCACAATGATGTCGAGCGTCCATTTTCTGCGCATTTCAAGCCGCCCCGCCGTCTTCGACGCCAACATTGTAAAAATGGCCCGTCGCGGATTCCCGGACATGGTCATGCTCACCGACGACCTCTGGGGAACATCCCTTCGCACATGGGCAAGCGGCAAAACGCAAATTCAGCCTCGCAAGACCTACCCGGACAAAGACTTCAAGCGCCTCGTCACCGCCATCATTGACGCCGGCAACGACATGCTCATGATCTCCTACACATCAAAAGCCAAGGACATGCTCGACATCATGATGGACCTTTGCGAAAAAAACTCAAAATACAAGCGGCGAATCGAAGAATCCGCCGCCCGCATCTTGAAGCTCAAATATAAAATGGGATTGTTGAAGTTTTAA